The following are encoded together in the Candidatus Acidulodesulfobacterium acidiphilum genome:
- a CDS encoding sulfite exporter TauE/SafE family protein, translating into MDILNIVILSITGIIVGAATGLIGASGVIIVVPVLAFIFNVPISIAIGTSLLIDVIVSFSVTATYAFKNRVNYRIGIPTMIGAVVGAQLGAYISVSMPQRLLEIIFGIFMLLMGAFFLKTKGKYQEKRVFYFENPRINFIIILIFGFIIGILAGLLGTSGGVLYMLVYIIVFGLAIKDSIGTSTLVMIIAALSGAIGYIGLKHINLFDAFFIGIIAIPSGILFARIAIRSKKETLIIILGITLIAVGVSMLFH; encoded by the coding sequence ATGGATATTTTAAATATAGTTATACTTTCTATAACGGGAATAATAGTCGGCGCAGCGACGGGTCTCATTGGAGCGTCCGGCGTTATAATAGTCGTTCCCGTGCTTGCTTTTATATTTAATGTACCAATTTCAATAGCAATAGGCACAAGCCTTTTAATTGACGTTATAGTCTCATTTTCGGTGACTGCAACGTATGCTTTTAAAAATAGAGTTAATTATCGTATCGGCATACCTACAATGATAGGAGCGGTAGTTGGCGCACAACTCGGCGCATATATTTCAGTCAGTATGCCTCAGAGGCTTTTAGAAATAATATTCGGCATATTTATGTTGTTAATGGGCGCTTTTTTCTTAAAAACAAAAGGAAAATATCAAGAAAAAAGGGTTTTCTATTTTGAGAATCCACGCATAAATTTTATAATTATACTTATTTTTGGTTTTATTATAGGAATTCTTGCAGGTCTTCTCGGCACAAGCGGCGGCGTATTATACATGCTTGTGTATATTATAGTCTTTGGATTAGCAATAAAAGATTCAATAGGAACATCAACGCTTGTTATGATTATAGCTGCATTAAGCGGAGCTATCGGTTATATCGGTTTAAAACATATAAATTTATTTGATGCATTTTTTATAGGGATTATTGCAATTCCTTCAGGAATTTTGTTTGCAAGAATTGCAATTAGAAGTAAAAAAGAGACGCTTATTATTATTTTAGGCATTACTTTGATTGCTGTGGGAGTTTCAATGTTATTTCATTAA
- a CDS encoding acetate/propionate family kinase, producing the protein MLTENLKIISINSGSSSIKFSLFNFSNYSADSKNGVSPLNNIDRVLSCRIEEIGTEYGSFYLKDKNKTENEKRNFSDHETALKFILQKIAFINDLTKESEKKGQSASYNVLVAHRYVHGGKDYVKPLIAGGEDVKKLAELNDIAPLHNPSNLKGLEVMKSLMPDARQVCIFDTAFHAGVPDYAAIYPIPIEYYEKMGIKKYGFHGISYAFIVNLFNIYNKYKYGDKNAIKKMVICHLGNGASVCAVNNGKSVDTSMGYTPLEGLMMGTRCGNIDPEVPFILKKKLNLTDDDLNKILNKKSGLLGISKKTYDFKELTEFDDEYSKLALKMYIYRIIKFIGQYAAVLNGIDALVFTGGIGENSGPLRKEVCDNLTYLGLKLDGEKNTAAAKYFQSHNPFGTVNIDDSVKPINDESSSVKVFAVHTDEELQMAFESINLLDDLKNSNKN; encoded by the coding sequence ATGCTTACCGAAAATTTAAAAATAATATCTATTAACAGCGGCAGTTCTTCTATAAAATTTTCCCTTTTTAACTTTTCGAATTATTCGGCAGATTCAAAAAACGGCGTATCGCCGCTAAATAATATAGACAGAGTCTTGTCCTGTAGGATAGAAGAGATAGGGACGGAATACGGCTCTTTTTATCTTAAAGATAAAAACAAAACCGAAAACGAAAAACGAAATTTTTCGGACCATGAAACTGCGCTTAAATTTATTTTACAAAAAATAGCCTTCATTAACGATTTAACTAAAGAATCCGAAAAGAAAGGTCAGTCTGCGTCTTATAATGTTTTAGTTGCACACAGATACGTTCACGGCGGTAAAGATTACGTTAAACCTCTTATAGCCGGCGGCGAAGACGTTAAAAAATTAGCCGAACTAAACGACATCGCGCCGCTTCATAACCCTTCCAACCTCAAGGGGCTTGAAGTAATGAAATCGCTTATGCCTGATGCACGCCAAGTATGCATATTCGATACCGCTTTTCACGCAGGCGTTCCGGACTATGCGGCGATTTATCCTATTCCAATAGAATATTACGAGAAGATGGGCATAAAAAAATACGGTTTTCACGGAATTTCATATGCGTTTATAGTAAATTTATTTAATATTTATAATAAATATAAATACGGCGATAAAAATGCCATAAAAAAAATGGTTATCTGTCATCTCGGAAACGGGGCAAGCGTCTGTGCCGTTAATAACGGAAAGTCCGTAGACACTTCTATGGGTTACACGCCGCTCGAAGGTCTTATGATGGGGACGAGATGCGGAAATATAGACCCTGAAGTGCCGTTTATTTTAAAGAAAAAACTTAATTTGACGGATGACGACTTAAATAAAATTTTAAACAAGAAAAGCGGTCTTCTAGGAATATCCAAAAAAACTTATGATTTTAAAGAATTAACTGAGTTTGACGACGAATATTCAAAACTTGCCTTAAAAATGTATATATACAGAATAATAAAATTTATAGGGCAGTATGCCGCAGTTTTAAACGGTATAGACGCGCTTGTTTTTACTGGTGGAATAGGCGAAAACTCAGGTCCGCTTAGAAAAGAAGTCTGCGACAATCTTACTTATCTTGGTTTAAAATTAGACGGCGAAAAAAACACAGCCGCCGCAAAGTATTTTCAGTCGCATAATCCGTTCGGCACGGTAAATATCGACGACTCTGTTAAACCTATAAACGACGAGTCTTCTTCGGTAAAAGTTTTTGCCGTCCATACCGATGAAGAACTTCAGATGGCGTTTGAATCTATAAACCTTTTGGATGATTTGAAAAATTCAAATAAAAATTAA
- a CDS encoding class I SAM-dependent methyltransferase yields the protein MHKFNPAHHKRLDSEERHKFMPPELIVNEIEKTAIEYFKNSDAVTFADLGCGSGFFSIPLAKRAKNFKDKKFILFALDVSEEMLGVFNGKLKKDKDIDQTDTGSCKIKCVKCEEFFIPLEDSSVNILLLANVFHEIENKIDYLKEIRRVLKDGGTFFLLDWKKEDPNPVMGPPSAERVSTEEAEKALESSGFKNIKNLPLYSSSFTIVSKK from the coding sequence ATGCACAAATTTAATCCTGCGCACCACAAAAGGTTAGACTCGGAAGAAAGGCATAAATTTATGCCTCCGGAACTTATCGTAAACGAAATAGAAAAAACTGCTATAGAATATTTTAAAAATTCGGACGCCGTAACGTTTGCCGACCTCGGCTGCGGAAGCGGTTTTTTCTCTATACCGCTTGCCAAAAGAGCTAAAAATTTTAAAGATAAAAAATTTATTCTTTTTGCTTTAGACGTCAGCGAAGAAATGCTCGGCGTCTTTAACGGCAAACTTAAAAAAGATAAAGATATAGACCAGACGGATACCGGTTCTTGCAAAATAAAATGCGTAAAATGCGAAGAATTCTTCATTCCGCTCGAAGACTCCTCCGTGAACATTTTGCTTCTGGCAAACGTCTTCCATGAAATAGAAAATAAAATCGATTACCTTAAAGAAATTAGACGGGTTTTAAAAGACGGCGGTACGTTTTTCCTTTTAGACTGGAAAAAAGAGGATCCTAACCCCGTGATGGGGCCTCCCTCTGCCGAAAGGGTTTCTACGGAAGAAGCAGAAAAAGCCCTTGAATCGTCGGGTTTTAAAAACATAAAAAACCTGCCTTTATATTCTTCGTCGTTTACGATAGTTTCAAAAAAATAA
- a CDS encoding rubredoxin, protein MQKYRCEVCDYIYDPEKGDPDGGIPAGTPFEKLPSFWVCPVCGAAIIKFTLVPE, encoded by the coding sequence ATGCAAAAATATAGATGCGAAGTATGCGATTATATATACGACCCCGAAAAAGGAGACCCTGACGGCGGAATACCTGCCGGAACGCCGTTCGAAAAACTCCCCTCATTCTGGGTATGCCCTGTTTGCGGCGCAGCCATTATTAAATTCACTCTGGTTCCGGAATAA
- the hypB gene encoding hydrogenase accessory protein HypB, whose translation MPNSNGINRGSSGRGGAGTGIGAFGSGGGKHLGRTGTGGRSLTVRLNALESNEVIAGKNKALFGKAFVMNFLSSPGSGKTSLLESVVPVLKSEGLNIAVIEGDVETDLDKRRINALNIPSYQIITNGTCHLDANMVNTSLNNLNINDADVIFIENVGNLVCPTSYNLGEDMKAVVLSVTEGDDKPLKYPAAFYKSKVMIINKTDLLPVLDSDVSKIKENALSINKELVIFETSCKRKINAHGGSVRVSGDTDNTVRPEVIDKGILDFASFIKEKVRLKAEEFNGIGGGIYL comes from the coding sequence ATGCCGAACTCTAACGGTATTAACCGCGGAAGCTCAGGCAGAGGCGGCGCAGGCACGGGCATAGGAGCGTTTGGAAGCGGCGGCGGCAAACATTTAGGCAGAACGGGAACGGGTGGAAGGTCCTTAACGGTAAGGCTGAACGCTTTAGAATCGAATGAAGTTATCGCCGGAAAAAATAAAGCGTTATTCGGGAAAGCTTTTGTTATGAATTTTTTAAGTTCGCCTGGGTCGGGAAAGACTTCTTTGCTGGAATCTGTAGTGCCGGTTTTAAAATCCGAAGGCTTAAATATCGCAGTTATAGAAGGCGACGTAGAAACTGATTTAGATAAAAGGCGGATTAACGCTTTAAATATACCGTCATATCAAATTATTACAAACGGAACGTGCCATTTAGACGCAAATATGGTGAATACGTCTTTAAATAATTTAAACATAAACGATGCGGACGTAATTTTTATAGAAAACGTGGGCAATTTAGTATGTCCTACTTCTTACAATCTAGGGGAAGATATGAAAGCGGTCGTGCTTTCGGTAACCGAAGGCGACGATAAGCCGTTAAAATATCCGGCGGCTTTTTATAAATCAAAAGTTATGATAATAAATAAAACAGACCTGCTTCCGGTTCTCGACTCGGATGTTTCAAAAATAAAAGAAAACGCTCTGTCTATAAATAAAGAACTTGTAATTTTTGAAACATCCTGCAAAAGAAAGATAAACGCGCACGGCGGTTCGGTTCGCGTCTCTGGAGATACGGACAATACCGTCAGGCCGGAAGTAATAGATAAAGGAATTTTGGACTTCGCTTCATTCATAAAAGAAAAAGTAAGATTAAAAGCCGAAGAGTTTAATGGCATTGGCGGAGGCATATATTTATAA
- a CDS encoding hydrogenase maturation nickel metallochaperone HypA, whose protein sequence is MHEISVALEILDTLEDNGYLKGVKKVDSIKLIIGRYSGIDKNYLSFAFQNINDERFKEVSLEFISNDSDEIKIEEIIVD, encoded by the coding sequence ATGCATGAAATTTCCGTAGCCCTCGAAATACTTGACACGCTTGAAGACAACGGATATTTAAAGGGCGTAAAGAAAGTAGATTCGATTAAACTTATTATAGGCAGATATTCGGGAATAGACAAAAATTATCTGTCTTTTGCGTTTCAAAATATCAACGACGAAAGATTTAAAGAGGTTTCGCTGGAGTTTATTTCAAACGATTCCGATGAAATTAAAATAGAAGAAATTATAGTAGATTGA
- a CDS encoding hydrogenase, translating to MANDNRSNSNGNNSDPDFKWDPLRFISKKPDEVLKKVDDRLDVLEKEYFSDKKDKEENLPNILEIYGVSRRDFLKWTAFLTSALMLPYIFEPRVARAANILTRTPFIWLDMADCMGNTEGFLRTAHPTPAEIILNYVSVNYMESIMAPAGYQAETRRTETVKKYKGKYILVVEGAIPTGMDGKFLTIGAKGDTGLKITKETAKHAGVIIAVGNCAAYGGIPAANPNPTSAVGLSSVTNRSVINIPACPANPVNLVGTLVEYILIGKAPQLDSLGRPLWAYSGRLHDNCYRRGHFEAGEYVRQWGDDGAKKQYCLYMMGCKGPFTWNNCTTAEYNQDISFPMRAGHGCIGCSQPAFWDRMTPFEKPNADAKIIIPGIEATADEFGVGLFAAAGAGIAAHAIYTGVKKKKEHKKSKNEKNDDSGKNDDNKKE from the coding sequence ATGGCAAACGATAACCGTTCCAATTCTAACGGAAATAATTCCGACCCGGATTTTAAATGGGATCCTCTAAGATTTATATCAAAAAAACCCGATGAAGTTTTAAAAAAAGTAGATGACAGATTAGATGTGCTGGAAAAAGAATACTTCAGCGATAAAAAAGATAAAGAAGAAAATCTTCCCAATATTTTAGAAATTTACGGCGTTTCAAGAAGAGATTTCCTTAAATGGACCGCTTTTTTAACCTCCGCTTTAATGCTTCCTTATATATTCGAACCGAGAGTAGCAAGAGCCGCAAATATTCTAACAAGAACGCCTTTTATATGGCTTGATATGGCAGACTGTATGGGAAATACCGAAGGCTTTCTAAGAACCGCCCACCCTACGCCGGCTGAAATTATACTTAATTACGTCAGCGTAAACTATATGGAATCTATAATGGCTCCCGCCGGCTATCAGGCTGAAACAAGAAGAACGGAGACGGTTAAAAAATATAAAGGTAAATATATACTTGTAGTCGAAGGCGCTATACCTACCGGAATGGACGGGAAATTCCTTACCATCGGGGCAAAAGGAGATACAGGCTTAAAAATAACCAAGGAAACCGCAAAACATGCCGGAGTTATAATCGCAGTAGGAAACTGCGCCGCTTACGGCGGAATACCCGCTGCCAATCCAAATCCGACGTCGGCAGTAGGCTTAAGTTCCGTTACTAATAGAAGCGTTATAAACATACCAGCTTGTCCAGCAAATCCGGTAAATCTAGTAGGCACTCTCGTTGAATATATATTAATTGGAAAAGCGCCGCAGTTGGACAGCCTCGGCCGTCCGTTATGGGCTTATTCCGGCAGGCTCCACGACAACTGTTACAGAAGGGGTCATTTTGAAGCCGGCGAATACGTCAGGCAATGGGGCGACGACGGAGCCAAAAAACAATACTGTCTGTATATGATGGGTTGTAAAGGTCCTTTCACGTGGAACAACTGTACTACCGCCGAATATAATCAGGATATCAGTTTTCCCATGAGAGCGGGTCACGGATGTATAGGATGTTCGCAGCCTGCATTCTGGGACAGAATGACGCCGTTCGAGAAGCCTAATGCTGACGCAAAAATTATAATCCCGGGCATAGAAGCGACCGCAGACGAATTCGGAGTGGGATTGTTTGCGGCGGCAGGCGCCGGAATTGCCGCACATGCCATATATACCGGAGTTAAAAAGAAAAAAGAGCATAAAAAATCTAAAAACGAAAAAAACGACGATTCCGGAAAAAATGACGATAATAAGAAGGAATAA
- a CDS encoding nickel-dependent hydrogenase large subunit, with protein sequence MATKIIVDPVTRIEGHLRIEAILNGNEISEAYSSSTLFRGIELILNGRAPEDAGLFAQRICGVCTYAHYEAATWAVENALGIHPPKNARIARNILKGAQMVQDHLVHFYQLAGLDWVDIVSALQADPKKTMDLAYAYTKTPYNASLARFEEVKSRLGAFVKSGQLGPFAGGYWDNPSYKLPPEGNLLIASHYLDNLNILRIPAQIIAILGAKDPHPQTCVVGGISSIADIINPQRMDDILFRIGKITDFVNNAYIPDLLTAAQFYKEEAIQGIGGGLKNYLSYGAFPQTDDENPDDYFLMRGVIFDRDLSKVHKLDEKKITEFVTHSWYKYPNEKIGLNPNVGITDPDYTGLNKDGSLKEDEKYSWIKSPRYENKAMEVGPLARTLVAYAKGNKTIKSLVDYVLKTSGLPVTALFSTLGRTAARGIEAKYVADALESWTLELIKNAAVDQTSWTKYDMPSKEIIGIGLDEAPRGSLGHWVRIKDKQITHYQIVVPTTWNASPRDAFNNPGAYEASLVGVKLANVSQPLEILRTVHSFDPCLACAVHLIDPRTNEIKKYKIC encoded by the coding sequence ATGGCAACAAAAATCATAGTCGATCCCGTGACTAGAATAGAAGGACATCTCAGAATAGAAGCTATTCTTAACGGCAATGAAATAAGCGAAGCATACTCTTCCAGCACTCTTTTTAGAGGCATAGAACTTATACTTAACGGAAGGGCTCCGGAAGATGCGGGTCTTTTTGCTCAGAGAATCTGCGGAGTATGCACTTATGCTCATTACGAAGCCGCAACATGGGCGGTAGAAAACGCTTTGGGAATACATCCGCCAAAAAACGCCAGAATTGCAAGAAATATACTTAAAGGCGCCCAGATGGTGCAGGACCACTTAGTCCATTTTTATCAGCTTGCCGGATTAGACTGGGTAGATATAGTATCTGCGCTTCAAGCCGACCCTAAAAAAACCATGGATTTAGCTTATGCTTACACCAAAACGCCTTATAATGCAAGTCTGGCAAGATTCGAAGAAGTAAAGTCTAGGCTTGGCGCTTTCGTTAAATCCGGACAGTTAGGGCCTTTTGCAGGTGGTTACTGGGACAATCCTTCTTATAAACTACCGCCGGAAGGCAATCTTTTAATAGCATCGCATTATTTAGACAATCTTAATATTTTAAGGATACCCGCTCAGATTATAGCTATTCTCGGCGCTAAAGACCCGCATCCTCAAACCTGCGTAGTAGGCGGAATATCTTCTATAGCCGATATTATCAACCCGCAAAGAATGGACGACATACTGTTCAGGATAGGAAAAATTACCGACTTCGTTAATAACGCCTATATTCCGGATTTATTGACGGCGGCACAGTTTTATAAAGAAGAAGCTATTCAGGGAATAGGCGGCGGACTAAAAAATTATCTTTCTTACGGCGCCTTTCCGCAAACGGATGACGAAAATCCGGACGATTATTTTTTGATGAGAGGAGTAATTTTCGACAGAGATTTAAGCAAGGTTCACAAGTTGGACGAGAAAAAGATAACGGAATTCGTAACGCATTCATGGTATAAATATCCGAACGAAAAAATAGGACTTAATCCTAACGTAGGAATAACAGACCCCGATTATACGGGATTAAACAAAGACGGAAGCCTGAAAGAAGATGAAAAATACAGCTGGATTAAATCGCCGCGCTATGAAAATAAGGCTATGGAAGTAGGTCCGCTCGCAAGAACGTTAGTAGCATACGCAAAAGGCAATAAAACGATAAAATCTTTGGTGGACTACGTTTTAAAAACATCGGGCTTGCCTGTAACCGCGCTCTTTTCTACGCTTGGAAGAACGGCGGCAAGAGGTATAGAAGCTAAATACGTCGCCGACGCATTGGAATCATGGACTTTAGAACTGATTAAAAACGCCGCCGTCGACCAGACAAGCTGGACAAAATACGATATGCCGTCGAAAGAGATTATAGGCATAGGTTTAGACGAAGCTCCGAGGGGTTCGCTCGGACACTGGGTAAGAATAAAAGACAAACAGATAACCCACTACCAGATAGTCGTCCCTACTACATGGAATGCATCTCCAAGAGATGCATTTAATAATCCCGGAGCATATGAAGCGTCGTTAGTAGGCGTAAAACTTGCAAACGTATCGCAGCCGTTAGAAATTTTGCGTACGGTTCACTCTTTCGACCCATGCCTTGCGTGCGCGGTGCATTTAATAGACCCAAGAACAAACGAAATAAAAAAATATAAAATTTGTTGA
- a CDS encoding Ni/Fe hydrogenase: MGLIMQNKNSKYGEIQLVHRMTVIKRIIHWSFFAAIINNIITGFYIAYPFLIFGKTPTQADSLSTGVLNSGETYQAFIMTWMREFHFIGAVIIDVIFFVWLYLAFFSWKEPLYKSFIPFGDKLEEAWRMLKHYFTLKDRPKTGRYQDPLNAIIFTLFHLLILLQMLTGFQMYVASFTGTSAVGAWWPWLLHFSTDWTLVVFGGLTGVTLVHLFIMWLIIIFIAYHVYIEVWRSIMWKEGDILIPFGGYKYMRNKSESESDI; the protein is encoded by the coding sequence ATGGGGTTAATTATGCAAAATAAAAATAGTAAATACGGCGAAATTCAGTTAGTTCACAGAATGACGGTTATAAAAAGAATTATACACTGGTCTTTCTTTGCGGCGATTATTAACAATATTATTACAGGATTTTATATAGCTTATCCTTTCTTAATATTCGGAAAAACTCCGACGCAGGCAGATTCGCTTTCTACCGGCGTTTTAAACTCCGGCGAAACTTATCAGGCGTTTATAATGACTTGGATGAGGGAATTTCACTTTATAGGAGCGGTAATAATAGACGTTATTTTTTTCGTCTGGCTTTATCTGGCTTTCTTTTCATGGAAAGAGCCGCTATATAAAAGTTTTATTCCTTTCGGCGATAAATTGGAAGAAGCATGGAGAATGCTGAAGCACTACTTCACGCTTAAAGACAGGCCGAAAACCGGCAGGTATCAAGACCCTCTTAATGCAATAATATTCACGTTATTTCATCTGCTTATACTTCTTCAGATGCTTACCGGATTTCAAATGTACGTGGCTTCTTTTACCGGAACTTCGGCTGTAGGCGCTTGGTGGCCGTGGCTTCTGCATTTTTCTACCGACTGGACGCTCGTAGTATTCGGGGGATTAACAGGCGTTACCCTCGTGCATCTTTTTATAATGTGGCTCATTATAATATTTATAGCTTATCATGTTTATATCGAAGTATGGCGTTCGATAATGTGGAAAGAGGGCGATATTCTTATACCCTTCGGAGGCTATAAATATATGAGAAATAAATCTGAATCCGAGTCCGATATATGA
- a CDS encoding hydrogenase maturation protease: protein MTGIIGIGNLILKDEGIGVHFINLLRKKYIFEGNIRLIDGSTLGYGLLDDIFSLDYIIAVDAVKTDEKPGSIFKFDSDNLPVNLMKKTAHDVEFIDVISMCGLQGHNPKITFFAISPEDCTGVGTDISEPLKKAMPALEKLVLDEIKPLGINWKINTEYAAEI, encoded by the coding sequence ATGACGGGAATTATAGGAATAGGCAATCTGATATTAAAAGACGAAGGAATAGGGGTTCATTTTATAAATTTATTAAGAAAAAAATATATCTTTGAGGGCAATATAAGGTTAATAGACGGAAGCACTCTCGGATACGGGCTTTTGGACGACATATTCAGCCTCGACTATATCATAGCGGTAGATGCCGTTAAAACGGACGAAAAACCAGGAAGTATATTTAAGTTCGATTCGGATAATCTTCCCGTAAATTTAATGAAGAAAACTGCGCACGACGTAGAATTTATCGACGTAATTTCAATGTGCGGACTGCAGGGGCATAATCCTAAAATAACGTTTTTTGCAATATCTCCTGAGGACTGCACCGGCGTAGGAACCGATATTTCGGAACCGCTAAAAAAAGCCATGCCCGCTCTAGAAAAATTAGTTTTGGACGAAATAAAACCGCTCGGCATAAACTGGAAAATAAACACGGAATACGCCGCTGAGATTTAA